TTCAGGCCCGTTCATCGGGCAGCCCTTGAGATGCCACTCGTCGCGACTCACGATGACGCCGGTGACGGCCCCGTCCAGGCCCACGCGCGCCACACAGATTTCTTTGATGTTCTCGCTGCTCGTGCGGTACGCCACCCAGAGATTGCCCGAGTCGTCAAACGCCACATCAGGCGTACAGCACACGCACGCACCGGGCAGATCGGTGTTGATCGCCGTCGGCGCGGCGTACGTCGCGCCGCTGTTGGTGGAGATCGCCACGTGCAGTGGCGCGGCCAGTTCATCGCCGCCGCGACCCATCACCGCCGTGTCCGTCCAGGCAAACGCGACACGGCCGCCGGGGCTCGCGCCCATGGTCATCGTGTCGGCGTGGCCGGGCGCGTTGGCATCGCGCGGTGAGACTGCGACCCACGATCCGCCGTTATCCGCGCTTCGCGCAGCGCCGATCATTCCGCCGCTGGGCCACGCGACGAGCACGACATCGTGCGGCATCACGGCAATCAGCGGCTGGCGCTCGCCCCCCACCGTGGCGGGAAGCTCCCCGGTTGGAACCGGTCTCGGATCGAGCCAGTGCTCGCCGCTCGCATCTCTCGTGGCCACGTAGAAGAGACTCGACGCCCCGCGCCGCCCCTGGCCCACCGCCTTGACGGAGTAGACGACGTGCAGCCGCCCGTCGGGAGAGAGCGCTGCATCCCACAGGTCCGCCTGGTGCGGGAAGGTCACGATCTGTACCTGATCGCTCCCTGGCGCAATCGGCTCGTGAGACTGCGCCAGCGCCGGTTGCCAGGCCGATGCGGCTACGGCGAGGCCGAACACAATTCTTCGGATCATCGTGGGTGCTCCGGACATGGCCAGGGGTGACATTTCCAACAACTGCAAGGGCATGATCATATCGCCGCCCGGTTGATTCGGTTATCCACCTCCCCCGCGCGCGGGCCCGTGCATCCTACAATCACCGTTCACACGCACCCCGGAACGCCAGCCGTGCCCGCCGACACCGTCACCATCCGCAATCTCGCCATCATCGCCCACGTCGATCACGGCAAGACCACCCTCGTCGACCAGATGCTCCGCCAGTGCGGCCAGTTCCGCGACTCGCAGTTGCGCGGCGAGCGCATCCTCGACAGCAACGACCTCGAGCGCGAGCGCGGCATCACCATCCTCGCCAAGAACATCGCCATCAACTACAAGGACACGAAGATCAATCTGATCGACACGCCCGGCCACGCCGACTTCGGCGCCGAGGTCGAGCGCGTGCTCATGATGGCCGACGGCTGCCTGCTGCTCGTGGACGCCTTCGAGGGCCCGATGCCGCAGACGACCTTCGTGCTGCGCAAGGCTCTCGAGTACAAGCTCCGGCCGATCGTGGTGATCAACAAGATGGACCGCGCCGAGGCCCGGCCGGCCGAAGTCGTCGATGAAGTGCTCGATCTGTTCATCGAACTCGGCGCTGATGATGAGACGCTCGACTTTCCCATCATCTACGCCTCGGCCGTCAACGGCTGGGCGTCGCGCGACCCGGACAAGCGGCCGGAGAACATTTTCGAACTCTTCGACGCGATCCACGACCACGTCCCGCCGCCGCAGGTCGATGTCAACGCGCCGGTGCAGATGCTCGTCACTACGCTCGATTACAGCGATTACGTCGGGCGCATCGGCATCGGCCGCATCTTCGCCGGTCGGCTCAAATCCGGCCAGGCCGTGACCGTCATCCATCGCGACGGCCGCCGAACAAACGAACGCATCGGCGAACTCTTCGTCTTCGACGGCCTGGGCCGCACCAAGGTGGATGAAGCGCTCGCTGGCGACATCGCCGCCGTGGTAGGCATCGAAGACGTTGACATCGGCAACACCATCGCCGATCCCGAGAATCCCAAACCGCTGCCGATGATCCGCGTCGATGAGCCGATGCTGCACATGACCTTCCGCGTGAACGACTCGCCGTTCATGGGTCGCAGCGGCAAGTACGTCACGAGCCGGCACCTGCGCGACCGCCTTGAAAAGGAGCTGCAGCGCAACGTGGCCCTGCGCGTCGAGAGCGGCGCGGGCGGCGACGAGTTTCACGTCTCGGGCCGAGGCATCCTGCACCTGAGCGTGCTCATCGAGAACATGCGCCGCGAGGGTTACGAACTGGCCGTCGGCAAGCCCAAGGTCATCTACCGCGAGATCAACGGCAAGAAGGCCGAGCCGATCGAACTGTGCGTCGTGGACGTGCCCAACGAACACGTCGGTCCGGTGATGGAACTGCTCGGCGGCCGGCGCGGCCTGTGCATCAAGATGGACGCCGGCGTGCAGCGCACCTATCTCGAATTCACCGTGCCCACGCGCGGCCTCATCGGCGTGCGCTCGCGCATCCTCACCGCCACCAACGGCACCGCCATCATCCATCACAACTTCTACGAGTACGAAAACCTGCGCGGCAGCGTGCCCGGCCGCAGCAGCGGCGTGCTCGTCTCGGCCGACACCGGCGCCGTCACCGCCTACGCGATCGAAAACCTCGCCGACCGCGGCATGTTCTTCGTCAAACCCGGCGACCACGTCTACGCCGGGCAGGTCGTCGGCGAGCACAACCGCGAGAACGACATCGAGGTCAACGTCTGCCGCCTTAAGAAGCTGACCAACGTCCGCGCCGTCTCCGCCGAAAAACTCATCGTTCTCAAGCCGCCGCGCGAGATGACCCTCGAAATGGCCCTCGAGTACATCGAGGATGATGAACTCGTCGAGATCACGCCCGACGAGGTCCGCATGCGCAAGCGCCTGCTCAGCGAAGCCGAGCGCCGCCGCGTGAATCGCAACGCCAGGGCCGTCGCGACGTGATGTTCGCCTAACGCTCCGGCGCCAGGGCCGGCTGCTGCTGCGTGATGGTGTCGGGCATGGGCAGCGGCGGCAGATTCTGCTGGGCTCGGATCATGTTCTGGGATTGCAGTTGCGCGGGAAAGTCCGCCACGGCATAAGTGCGTGTCTCGCCGTCGGCCCGGCCGACGACAATCTCGTACGTTGGATCGAGCGCCGCCGCGCCCGTGCGATCGGGCCAGGCGATGACGATCCACAACCGATCGGACTGCGGCCCGCGGTCCACGCCGTGGTAGGTGAAGACCATGTCGCCCACGCGGTGCGCGATCGTCGCAGGGGAAAGCGCTGCGCCCGCCGCGTCGATGGACTGCTGCTGTGCCGGCGAGAGCGCGCCGGCGGAGAAGTCGGCCAGCGTGTGCGAGCCGATGGGCACATCCGCCGGCGACAGCGTTGAGTCGGCGGTCAGATAGGCGCTGGGCGTGACGAACCCGCCGGTCATGAAGGCGCTGCCGTGCGCCGTCACGGGACCGCCCTGCATAGCCGCCTGCGAGCGCCACGCCATGCCCAGCATCGTCACGGAAAAGTCCGTGCCCATACCGGAACCAGCCGGCGGCATCGCCGCGCTGAAAGCGCCGATCGACGAGAAAACCGAAATGAACACCGACGCGATCGGAATGCCCGGCAGAACCACGCCCGGCACGGCCATCGCTACGAAACACTTCCAGGTCCGGGCTTTCTGCGCTTCGGCCAGCGCCAGGGCGCTGCTGACCATCCACCAGATCCACCCGAGAGGCAGAATGTAGATGCCCATGCACGGGACGGCGCCGGTCAGCATCGGCCCGGTCGTGTAGGCGATCGCCTCCGTGCTGCGGCCCATGCCGCGCGTGCCTTCGCCCATCATGCGCAGCACGCCGTGCGCCATGGCAATCACGATGCCCAGCAGCGCCGCGGCGACCGCCAGCGACCCGAGAAGCGACACGCCGGCGCCGACCACGAGTTGCAGCGCGAATCCGCCCGATGTGCTGCTGGCAAACATAATCGCTGCAAACCACCCCGCAAAGAGCAGCACCATGATGAAGAGCACACTCGAGCCGAACG
This genomic interval from Phycisphaerales bacterium contains the following:
- the typA gene encoding translational GTPase TypA; translation: MRNLAIIAHVDHGKTTLVDQMLRQCGQFRDSQLRGERILDSNDLERERGITILAKNIAINYKDTKINLIDTPGHADFGAEVERVLMMADGCLLLVDAFEGPMPQTTFVLRKALEYKLRPIVVINKMDRAEARPAEVVDEVLDLFIELGADDETLDFPIIYASAVNGWASRDPDKRPENIFELFDAIHDHVPPPQVDVNAPVQMLVTTLDYSDYVGRIGIGRIFAGRLKSGQAVTVIHRDGRRTNERIGELFVFDGLGRTKVDEALAGDIAAVVGIEDVDIGNTIADPENPKPLPMIRVDEPMLHMTFRVNDSPFMGRSGKYVTSRHLRDRLEKELQRNVALRVESGAGGDEFHVSGRGILHLSVLIENMRREGYELAVGKPKVIYREINGKKAEPIELCVVDVPNEHVGPVMELLGGRRGLCIKMDAGVQRTYLEFTVPTRGLIGVRSRILTATNGTAIIHHNFYEYENLRGSVPGRSSGVLVSADTGAVTAYAIENLADRGMFFVKPGDHVYAGQVVGEHNRENDIEVNVCRLKKLTNVRAVSAEKLIVLKPPREMTLEMALEYIEDDELVEITPDEVRMRKRLLSEAERRRVNRNARAVAT
- a CDS encoding exo-alpha-sialidase, with translation MIRRIVFGLAVAASAWQPALAQSHEPIAPGSDQVQIVTFPHQADLWDAALSPDGRLHVVYSVKAVGQGRRGASSLFYVATRDASGEHWLDPRPVPTGELPATVGGERQPLIAVMPHDVVLVAWPSGGMIGAARSADNGGSWVAVSPRDANAPGHADTMTMGASPGGRVAFAWTDTAVMGRGGDELAAPLHVAISTNSGATYAAPTAINTDLPGACVCCTPDVAFDDSGNLWVAYRTSSENIKEICVARVGLDGAVTGVIVSRDEWHLKGCPMNGPELAVSGDGGKVSVTWTREALIRGATSSDGGRQFGQVFDLGAGRMHNGAARGGALRINWESGGGLIVADPAQREQQQALRVSRGATMQVTADGRTLLVTAAAKDESPAPEEPHH
- a CDS encoding YIP1 family protein; the encoded protein is MNCKTCGYALWNLRARVCPECGQGFSPADFEFAPTSVKFCCPHCNQEYYGTDAQGHLVPREFECVTCTKPITMDEMVVLPAQGLREADTAPYQVPWLVRLDKGRLSTWLRTVGWGFGMAPQVGRSLGTQAGAGAAFSFGSSVLFIMVLLFAGWFAAIMFASSTSGGFALQLVVGAGVSLLGSLAVAAALLGIVIAMAHGVLRMMGEGTRGMGRSTEAIAYTTGPMLTGAVPCMGIYILPLGWIWWMVSSALALAEAQKARTWKCFVAMAVPGVVLPGIPIASVFISVFSSIGAFSAAMPPAGSGMGTDFSVTMLGMAWRSQAAMQGGPVTAHGSAFMTGGFVTPSAYLTADSTLSPADVPIGSHTLADFSAGALSPAQQQSIDAAGAALSPATIAHRVGDMVFTYHGVDRGPQSDRLWIVIAWPDRTGAAALDPTYEIVVGRADGETRTYAVADFPAQLQSQNMIRAQQNLPPLPMPDTITQQQPALAPER